A part of Lactobacillus sp. ESL0700 genomic DNA contains:
- a CDS encoding exodeoxyribonuclease VII small subunit gives MATKKNNFEEQLTELQKIVANLENGNVPLEDALKEFQAGVKLSRDLNQKLTAAEETVAKLIDSDGTEHQLDPNNAAAPEE, from the coding sequence ATGGCAACAAAGAAGAATAATTTTGAAGAGCAATTAACAGAATTACAAAAGATTGTAGCAAACTTGGAAAACGGCAATGTGCCACTAGAAGATGCTTTAAAGGAGTTCCAAGCAGGAGTCAAGTTGAGCCGAGATTTGAACCAAAAATTGACGGCAGCTGAAGAAACTGTGGCTAAATTAATTGATAGTGATGGAACAGAGCACCAGTTAGATCCAAATAATGCGGCAGCACCAGAGGAATAA
- a CDS encoding YitT family protein → MTINKQTHTWQYWLFFLAGLEIITIAINFFYAPINIAAGGSTGIAILVDAVWGINRSVTVLVVNALLLILATIFLGKETLKKAALGSLLLPVLMAITPSFKLTPNNMLAVIYGGVLMGIGVSMLYRINASAGGTTIPPLIFKKYFYLDPTLTLLILDMSIILLNVFVDGIEAVLLAAFSQIITTLTMRYTETGLDKKYQVTIMSNENLEQIKEMLQQDYDGLTVYNVVGGYSDEDKQQLVIVVDPNEYGQLVARVRAIDGEAFIVTENIAKVHGGKWQI, encoded by the coding sequence ATGACAATTAATAAACAAACACATACGTGGCAATATTGGTTATTTTTCTTAGCGGGGCTGGAAATAATCACGATTGCAATTAACTTCTTTTATGCGCCAATTAATATCGCAGCCGGTGGTTCCACGGGAATTGCAATATTAGTTGATGCTGTTTGGGGTATTAATCGCTCGGTAACGGTTCTGGTTGTAAACGCGCTTTTGCTAATTTTAGCAACAATCTTTTTAGGCAAAGAAACGTTAAAAAAGGCGGCTTTGGGCAGTCTGTTATTACCAGTTTTAATGGCAATAACACCGAGCTTTAAACTAACACCAAATAACATGCTGGCCGTTATTTATGGCGGTGTCTTAATGGGCATCGGCGTTTCGATGCTTTATCGAATTAACGCGTCTGCTGGTGGGACTACAATTCCACCATTAATTTTCAAAAAATATTTTTATCTTGACCCAACTTTAACTTTGCTAATCCTTGATATGTCAATTATTCTGTTAAATGTCTTTGTCGATGGCATCGAGGCAGTCTTGCTGGCGGCTTTTTCGCAAATTATTACTACGCTAACAATGCGCTATACCGAAACTGGCTTAGACAAAAAGTATCAGGTAACCATTATGAGTAATGAAAATCTTGAGCAGATTAAAGAAATGCTGCAGCAGGATTATGATGGTCTGACTGTGTACAATGTCGTTGGTGGTTATAGCGATGAAGATAAGCAGCAGCTAGTAATCGTGGTTGATCCCAATGAATATGGTCAACTAGTTGCTAGAGTCCGAGCAATTGACGGCGAAGCGTTTATTGTTACTGAAAATATTGCCAAGGTGCATGGCGGCAAGTGGCAAATTTAA
- a CDS encoding DUF2325 domain-containing protein: protein MFDYRNNLKRILNQTAGDDKSLRNGLAAIKMILGMADNGAAPEATVKTRDTDVKADAKQVNLLLTGLADLITTPGDPAAKNTALSAIHRLTFTPNIGASYGKTLSQLEQAIQASNTTKDVINKKIFEQAMQPKEKPIRDYRKGKRYTVIRLLSGCDLINGNNQRVYTLKESQIHSLNLKSGDIVEAVPEENNPNYEATILRVVGFRKLSATEVDKISTFKYAVVQGRTGHLSVSRNIKGQKLRIRGKSVLLPIDSSQFQEGNVQLVDGSIVDLAWYDGDVRLKKNPADAIQLRWIYQVDQPKSKPTTKKKKVKAVQDEVAITKLDMDLHYQRVGIAIGDNQNEAMLEGIVNRYHGIPIPIDAFQGKKKVMENQIKDLDIVILVTAFAAHDSTWNIREFASKYNVKFAVSSSKGYQAFERALYRAAKGLPAYEGNQTIKYETE, encoded by the coding sequence ATGTTTGATTACCGAAATAATTTAAAAAGAATTTTAAACCAAACCGCGGGCGATGATAAAAGTCTGCGCAACGGGTTGGCTGCAATTAAGATGATACTGGGGATGGCTGATAATGGCGCTGCGCCCGAAGCAACTGTAAAAACTCGCGATACTGACGTTAAGGCCGATGCCAAGCAAGTAAATTTACTGTTGACGGGGTTAGCTGATTTAATTACCACTCCTGGCGATCCTGCCGCTAAAAATACGGCATTATCGGCAATTCATCGGTTGACCTTTACACCTAATATTGGCGCTAGTTATGGCAAAACCCTAAGTCAATTAGAACAAGCAATCCAAGCTTCAAACACGACTAAAGATGTAATTAATAAGAAAATCTTCGAGCAGGCAATGCAGCCTAAGGAGAAGCCTATACGAGATTATCGTAAGGGCAAGCGCTATACAGTAATTCGGCTTCTTAGCGGCTGCGACCTGATTAATGGCAATAATCAGCGCGTTTATACCCTGAAAGAATCGCAAATCCATTCTCTTAATTTAAAGAGCGGCGATATTGTCGAGGCAGTTCCTGAAGAAAACAATCCTAATTATGAAGCAACAATTTTGCGGGTTGTCGGTTTTCGTAAGCTGTCGGCAACCGAAGTTGATAAAATTTCAACTTTTAAATACGCAGTTGTGCAGGGCCGGACTGGTCACTTGTCAGTTAGTCGCAATATTAAAGGACAAAAGCTGCGGATTCGGGGCAAGTCAGTCTTGCTTCCGATTGATTCAAGCCAGTTCCAAGAGGGTAATGTTCAGCTAGTTGATGGCTCAATTGTGGATCTTGCATGGTATGACGGGGATGTCCGCTTGAAGAAAAATCCAGCGGATGCCATTCAGCTGCGGTGGATTTATCAAGTCGACCAACCAAAGTCAAAACCTACAACTAAAAAGAAAAAGGTTAAGGCAGTTCAAGATGAGGTTGCCATTACCAAGCTAGACATGGATTTGCATTATCAGCGTGTTGGCATTGCCATTGGTGATAATCAAAATGAGGCAATGCTCGAAGGCATTGTCAATCGTTATCACGGAATTCCGATTCCCATAGATGCTTTTCAGGGCAAGAAAAAGGTCATGGAAAATCAAATTAAGGATTTGGATATTGTGATTTTGGTGACAGCATTTGCGGCCCATGACAGTACGTGGAATATTCGTGAATTTGCCAGCAAGTATAATGTTAAATTTGCGGTCAGCTCAAGTAAAGGCTATCAGGCTTTTGAGCGGGCATTATATCGTGCTGCAAAAGGTTTGCCAGCATACGAGGGCAACCAAACTATTAAGTATGAAACAGAATAA
- a CDS encoding SAP domain-containing protein: MSQLTLTEFKQKYFYKTELQDLCRQYGLPTSGTKAELNSYLEAFLSGIPKNQIRPARKKQNIWQLAADEINLTTPIVDSGFSFNNASRQFFAEYFHVDHFSFKKEMAIIKRAAEARHDTQMTVDDLITQYQDLTSTKQHQQLVSQTAEENTYQWNNFVRAFCQDTVSQEFASKLKVAAILWQHVKTSTKPKEFTPDLVEIYAAEINQFRKK; the protein is encoded by the coding sequence ATGAGCCAACTTACACTAACTGAATTTAAGCAAAAATACTTTTATAAGACCGAGCTTCAAGACCTGTGCAGGCAATACGGCCTACCAACTTCTGGAACCAAGGCCGAACTCAATTCATACTTAGAAGCGTTCTTGTCCGGTATTCCTAAAAACCAAATTAGACCTGCTCGAAAAAAGCAGAATATCTGGCAACTTGCAGCTGATGAAATTAATTTGACAACGCCAATTGTCGATTCAGGATTTTCTTTTAATAATGCTAGTCGGCAATTTTTTGCGGAATACTTTCATGTTGACCATTTTTCCTTTAAGAAAGAAATGGCAATTATCAAGCGGGCAGCTGAAGCTCGCCACGACACGCAAATGACTGTTGATGACTTAATTACTCAGTATCAGGATTTGACGTCAACTAAGCAGCACCAGCAACTCGTTAGCCAAACAGCTGAAGAAAACACTTATCAGTGGAACAACTTTGTTCGTGCTTTTTGTCAGGATACAGTTAGTCAAGAGTTTGCTAGTAAGCTTAAAGTTGCCGCTATTCTATGGCAGCATGTTAAAACTTCAACTAAACCAAAAGAATTTACGCCTGACTTAGTTGAAATTTACGCCGCAGAAATTAATCAATTTAGAAAAAAATAA
- the nusB gene encoding transcription antitermination factor NusB, which translates to MNQHESRRVAMQAVYLANQDIKMLPADVEAKTVIALDLKELSAYSKTLIEGVITKRDELKGELASHLKKNWRINRINQITLAILEVALYEIKYSDEIEPKAAVNEALNLCDEFADPKTKPFINGVLANFVEK; encoded by the coding sequence ATGAATCAACACGAGAGTCGTAGAGTTGCGATGCAGGCGGTTTATTTGGCTAATCAAGATATTAAAATGCTGCCGGCAGATGTTGAAGCTAAAACTGTTATAGCGCTTGATTTAAAAGAACTTTCTGCTTATTCGAAAACTCTAATTGAAGGCGTAATTACTAAACGGGATGAGTTGAAGGGTGAGCTTGCTAGTCACTTAAAGAAGAACTGGCGGATTAACCGAATTAATCAAATTACCCTTGCTATTCTGGAAGTTGCCTTATACGAAATTAAGTATAGTGATGAAATTGAGCCTAAGGCAGCAGTAAATGAGGCTTTAAATTTATGTGATGAGTTTGCCGATCCAAAGACTAAACCATTTATTAATGGCGTTTTGGCAAATTTTGTTGAAAAATAA
- the xseA gene encoding exodeoxyribonuclease VII large subunit, protein MADNKYLTVTDLNYYITQKFKNDPYLHKVFLQGELSNFRFRRNSHQYFSLKDEKSKINVVMFRSYFDKVKFRPEEGMKVFVTGYVSVYGPQGSYQFYAESMEPAGLGALYEQLQQLQAKLAKEGLFAQEHKRPLPHFPDHIAVITSASGAVIHDILVTVNRRFPHAEVDLFPAQVQGDRAAASLVAAMKQISSYGDKYDVMIIGRGGGSLEDLWPFNEEAVVRQVYAMSMPVISSVGHETDTTLCDLVADSRAATPTAAAEYATPNLPDELANIHQLQSSLLSSMQNIIRVRRDALNRINNSMIMREPTRLYDEQAQTLDMLRERLINNMQHQLERSRQRYQLSKQALLGTNLTGQIRQMLQQEDFYYQKLQANMTNMLREKRHQLGQIGQQLNDYSPLQTLNRGFAYATDNQGKTVSSVTQLKAKDEINLHFKDGNAKAIVKSVRRTNDGNKEE, encoded by the coding sequence ATGGCAGATAATAAATATCTTACCGTTACGGATTTGAATTATTACATTACGCAAAAATTTAAAAATGATCCTTATTTGCACAAAGTCTTTTTGCAGGGTGAATTGTCAAATTTTCGCTTTCGGCGTAATTCACACCAATATTTTTCGTTAAAAGATGAAAAGTCAAAAATTAATGTGGTCATGTTTCGGTCTTATTTTGATAAAGTTAAATTTCGACCGGAAGAGGGCATGAAGGTCTTTGTGACCGGTTATGTTAGTGTCTATGGGCCTCAAGGGTCGTATCAGTTTTATGCTGAATCAATGGAGCCAGCTGGATTAGGTGCGCTTTATGAGCAGCTGCAGCAACTGCAAGCTAAATTAGCTAAGGAAGGCTTGTTTGCGCAAGAGCATAAACGCCCATTGCCACATTTTCCCGATCATATTGCGGTAATTACGAGTGCTTCGGGTGCCGTCATTCACGATATTTTGGTAACTGTTAATCGGCGTTTTCCTCACGCAGAAGTTGATTTATTTCCAGCACAAGTTCAAGGTGACCGCGCCGCTGCCTCGCTTGTAGCAGCGATGAAGCAAATTTCGTCGTATGGTGATAAATATGACGTCATGATCATTGGTCGTGGTGGCGGGTCGCTTGAAGATTTGTGGCCGTTTAATGAAGAAGCGGTTGTGCGGCAAGTTTATGCGATGTCGATGCCTGTAATTTCTTCAGTTGGCCATGAAACTGACACGACGCTGTGCGATTTAGTCGCTGACAGCCGGGCAGCGACGCCGACAGCAGCTGCGGAATATGCGACACCAAATTTGCCGGATGAATTAGCTAATATTCATCAATTACAGAGTAGTTTGTTGTCAAGCATGCAGAATATAATTCGGGTGCGTCGTGATGCTCTTAATCGGATTAATAATTCGATGATCATGCGTGAGCCAACGCGTTTATACGATGAGCAAGCACAAACATTGGATATGCTACGTGAGCGGTTAATCAATAATATGCAGCACCAATTAGAGCGTTCTCGTCAGCGTTACCAGCTGTCTAAGCAAGCATTGCTTGGGACTAATCTAACTGGTCAAATTAGGCAGATGTTGCAGCAAGAAGATTTTTATTATCAAAAATTGCAGGCTAATATGACTAATATGCTAAGAGAAAAGCGGCACCAATTAGGACAAATTGGCCAGCAGTTAAACGATTATAGTCCCCTGCAAACATTAAATCGCGGTTTTGCATATGCGACTGATAATCAGGGGAAAACTGTGAGTTCGGTCACGCAGCTTAAAGCAAAAGATGAAATTAACCTCCACTTTAAAGATGGTAATGCCAAGGCAATTGTAAAGTCAGTTAGGAGAACAAACGATGGCAACAAAGAAGAATAA
- a CDS encoding tetrahydrofolate dehydrogenase/cyclohydrolase catalytic domain-containing protein, whose amino-acid sequence MGQILDGKGLANLLAGKLQQQVSALKEQGIEPLFCVINIGDDPGSKIYLRTKKRRAQEIGIAQKVYQLPADESQADLLALIDQLNVNPQINGIMIQLPVPEQIDLNEALEHISPDKDVDCLTPSNVGRLWRGDHFVEPATAHGILALLKHYQINLQGKNVVIIGRSSIVGKPLAALMLEQDATVSILHLKTKNLSEYTKRADILVSAAGHAGLVTAEMIKQDAVVIDVGINRVNGRTVGDVNFDEVAPKASYITPVPGGIGPLTVESLMEQVVKLTRRNHGR is encoded by the coding sequence ATGGGGCAGATTCTGGACGGTAAAGGCTTGGCTAACTTGCTGGCAGGTAAATTGCAGCAGCAGGTTAGTGCATTAAAAGAGCAAGGAATTGAGCCATTATTTTGCGTAATTAATATTGGTGATGATCCAGGCAGCAAAATTTACTTGCGAACGAAAAAAAGACGTGCACAAGAAATTGGAATTGCGCAGAAAGTTTATCAATTGCCAGCTGACGAAAGCCAAGCAGATTTATTAGCATTGATTGACCAGTTAAATGTTAATCCACAAATTAACGGCATTATGATTCAGTTGCCAGTGCCTGAGCAAATTGATTTAAATGAGGCTTTGGAACATATTAGTCCTGACAAGGACGTTGATTGTTTGACGCCGAGCAACGTCGGGCGCTTGTGGCGCGGCGATCATTTTGTTGAACCGGCAACTGCTCACGGTATTTTGGCATTGTTAAAGCATTACCAAATTAATTTACAGGGTAAAAATGTCGTAATCATTGGTCGCAGCAGCATTGTTGGTAAGCCGTTGGCTGCTTTAATGCTGGAACAAGATGCAACAGTTTCCATTTTGCACTTGAAGACTAAGAACCTTTCCGAATATACTAAGAGGGCAGATATTTTAGTATCAGCGGCTGGGCATGCCGGTTTGGTAACAGCTGAGATGATTAAGCAAGACGCCGTTGTTATCGACGTCGGGATTAATCGGGTTAATGGTCGAACTGTCGGTGATGTTAATTTTGACGAGGTTGCACCCAAGGCAAGTTATATTACCCCGGTTCCTGGCGGCATTGGCCCGCTAACAGTTGAATCACTGATGGAGCAAGTGGTTAAGCTAACAAGGAGAAATCATGGCAGATAA
- a CDS encoding Xaa-Pro peptidase family protein: MDEQDQLLTLLNRRIAEVTKLIKEQNADGLLIFNQANYRYLTNFTGEEAQLILTAQGDRILLSDSRFADQIKAQAPGELTVIMKRSDQDAEISKQLGQANLKKVLIEGEFVSAVEFANLQKLNPEIEFVICEELVERVRNVKDELELAALRQAINISMDSFNGILPLVKPGAIERNIGAKLDYLFKVNGGDGPSFDTIIASGVRSAWAHGVASDKMIADGDMVVIDFGAFYHGYAADITRTVSVGKVDREMHKIYDIVHEAQRRGIAAAVAGNHGRDVDKAARDYIKEQGYGEYFGHGIGHGIGLEIHELCQPALPFGKQELVNNMVHTVEPGIYLPNKGGVRIEDDILVHDQTPETLSTLPKDELISL, translated from the coding sequence ATGGACGAACAAGACCAATTATTAACACTTTTAAATAGACGAATTGCTGAAGTTACAAAGCTGATTAAGGAGCAGAACGCTGATGGTTTGCTAATCTTTAATCAGGCTAACTATCGCTATCTAACCAACTTTACTGGTGAAGAAGCGCAGCTGATTTTGACAGCTCAAGGAGACCGCATTTTATTATCGGACTCCAGATTTGCTGATCAAATTAAGGCGCAAGCTCCTGGTGAATTAACGGTAATTATGAAGCGCAGCGATCAAGACGCAGAAATTAGCAAGCAGTTAGGGCAAGCTAATCTCAAAAAGGTTTTGATTGAAGGCGAGTTTGTTTCGGCGGTTGAATTCGCTAATTTGCAAAAGTTAAATCCAGAAATTGAATTTGTTATTTGTGAAGAACTCGTTGAACGTGTTCGCAATGTGAAAGATGAATTAGAACTTGCAGCTTTGCGGCAGGCAATCAACATTTCAATGGACAGTTTTAATGGGATTTTGCCATTAGTTAAGCCTGGCGCAATTGAACGTAATATTGGTGCCAAACTTGATTATCTGTTTAAGGTTAATGGTGGCGATGGTCCAAGTTTTGATACGATTATCGCTTCTGGTGTTCGTTCAGCTTGGGCTCATGGCGTTGCCAGCGACAAGATGATTGCTGACGGCGACATGGTAGTGATTGACTTTGGCGCTTTCTATCATGGCTATGCAGCTGATATTACACGGACTGTTTCTGTTGGCAAGGTCGACCGTGAAATGCACAAGATTTATGATATTGTGCACGAAGCGCAAAGACGTGGGATTGCTGCGGCAGTTGCTGGTAATCATGGTCGTGATGTTGACAAAGCGGCTCGCGATTATATTAAAGAGCAAGGCTATGGTGAATATTTTGGTCATGGCATCGGTCATGGTATTGGCTTAGAAATTCATGAATTGTGTCAGCCTGCTTTGCCATTTGGTAAACAGGAGCTGGTTAACAACATGGTTCACACCGTTGAGCCGGGGATTTATTTACCAAATAAGGGTGGCGTAAGGATTGAGGACGATATTTTGGTTCATGATCAAACGCCGGAAACCTTATCTACTCTACCTAAAGACGAATTAATTTCTTTGTAA
- a CDS encoding Asp23/Gls24 family envelope stress response protein, which yields MADSSKIVLDDKNNGEEIEIDPSVIEVIMGIAAEKVDGVAGMRGSVRSGINRVLGREDRSKGVTVGLDDDHNLIAEVYINVEAGSYVPKVAMTLQSSLLEQVKQMTDLTFKEINVHVTGLVFPEDEDKDNSETSKLFPDIDEKSKNESTRES from the coding sequence ATGGCAGATAGTTCAAAAATTGTCTTAGACGATAAAAATAACGGTGAAGAAATCGAAATTGATCCTAGTGTTATTGAAGTTATCATGGGCATTGCTGCCGAAAAAGTTGACGGTGTTGCCGGAATGCGCGGCAGTGTCAGATCTGGGATTAACCGAGTTTTAGGACGCGAGGATCGCAGTAAAGGTGTTACAGTGGGTCTTGACGATGATCATAACTTGATTGCTGAAGTTTATATTAACGTTGAAGCAGGCAGTTATGTTCCTAAGGTTGCAATGACTTTGCAAAGCAGTTTACTTGAGCAAGTTAAGCAAATGACCGACTTAACCTTTAAAGAAATTAACGTTCACGTGACCGGATTAGTCTTCCCAGAGGATGAGGACAAGGATAACAGTGAAACTTCAAAGCTGTTTCCCGACATTGATGAAAAGAGTAAAAATGAATCAACACGAGAGTCGTAG
- a CDS encoding DUF2207 domain-containing protein: MKRKLVRLFVLLSVVLLGLTVSQNVHADDEYDIEYVNVTAKVNADGSLTMTRQIRYDFNDDMHGVYYQQNLGKKQAVKDVSVTVKDNNEPEQTVRDFSIEHNDEGYRFKVYHAVSEDDRLTVTYHYQITNAVTNYRDTAELNFMIIGNGWDTDLDHVQASVIFPGKVKKLRAWAHGPLNGEIKVLPNQGKIVMHVEDLDGDTGVEVHTIFPLTVTPLNKNVIDKNHRQAVIKQEAALAAKANQERKRDRIINAVMIAVALLTGIGAILQGIFVKKQGTKPAKMSQLRHNYSLPAVTPIAAQILDSGRKPDSRAFTAYLMQLAVQKKVKLDDYLVHHKVYYRITLQDPEILTASPLLQFLFNDLGDGQSFTTRELRQYHSKKLGNKFDDWADAQFTGLEDQGYLESDLYDKRSFTLGSILFLLAISFILVLFSWGIFGQYKMQLAIGETIIILLGIAAYFRAKNQISLYTKEGAREAEQVRGFKKMLSDIGNFKMRAVGDLILWEDILPYAVAFDLADKVVKQLKIEFSKEEFANDGFYYYAPFYLSGKNSFAASFNSSFTSGISSGSSSTGASGGFSGGSSGGFGGGSGGGAF; encoded by the coding sequence ATGAAACGTAAACTAGTGCGACTTTTTGTTTTGCTAAGTGTAGTATTACTTGGCTTGACTGTTAGTCAAAATGTTCATGCTGATGATGAATACGATATTGAATACGTTAATGTTACGGCAAAAGTTAACGCCGACGGCTCACTAACAATGACGCGGCAGATTAGGTACGATTTTAACGATGACATGCATGGCGTCTATTACCAGCAAAATCTGGGTAAAAAACAAGCGGTTAAGGACGTTAGTGTCACTGTTAAAGATAACAATGAACCTGAGCAAACCGTTCGCGATTTTTCAATAGAGCATAATGACGAAGGTTATCGTTTTAAAGTTTACCATGCCGTTAGTGAGGACGATAGGCTGACGGTAACTTACCATTATCAGATAACGAATGCCGTTACCAATTATCGCGATACTGCTGAGCTTAACTTTATGATTATTGGGAATGGCTGGGATACAGACTTAGATCACGTGCAGGCAAGTGTGATTTTCCCTGGCAAAGTTAAAAAATTACGGGCTTGGGCGCACGGACCGTTAAACGGTGAAATTAAGGTTTTGCCCAATCAAGGTAAAATTGTAATGCACGTTGAAGATTTAGACGGTGATACTGGCGTTGAAGTCCACACGATTTTCCCATTAACAGTTACGCCGCTAAACAAAAATGTGATTGATAAAAATCACCGCCAGGCGGTAATTAAGCAGGAAGCGGCTTTGGCTGCGAAGGCTAACCAAGAGCGCAAACGCGATCGAATTATTAACGCCGTAATGATTGCAGTTGCACTGCTAACTGGTATCGGTGCAATTTTGCAGGGTATATTTGTTAAAAAGCAAGGAACTAAGCCTGCTAAAATGTCGCAATTAAGGCATAACTATAGTCTTCCTGCAGTTACGCCAATTGCCGCCCAAATTCTGGACAGCGGTCGTAAGCCCGATAGTCGAGCTTTTACTGCTTACCTAATGCAGTTAGCGGTGCAAAAAAAGGTTAAACTGGACGACTATCTAGTGCATCATAAAGTATATTATCGGATTACATTGCAAGACCCAGAAATTTTAACTGCTAGTCCATTACTGCAGTTCTTGTTTAATGATCTTGGCGACGGGCAATCATTTACGACACGTGAGCTGCGCCAGTATCATAGCAAAAAATTGGGAAACAAGTTCGATGACTGGGCCGATGCGCAATTCACCGGGCTTGAAGATCAAGGTTATCTTGAGTCTGACCTGTATGATAAACGCTCATTTACTCTGGGCTCAATTTTGTTCTTGCTTGCGATCAGCTTTATTTTAGTACTCTTTTCATGGGGAATCTTCGGTCAGTATAAGATGCAGCTTGCAATTGGCGAGACGATTATCATTTTGCTTGGCATTGCCGCATATTTCCGTGCGAAAAATCAAATTTCACTGTATACAAAAGAAGGTGCTCGAGAGGCAGAACAAGTTCGCGGCTTTAAAAAGATGTTGTCTGATATTGGCAATTTCAAAATGCGGGCTGTTGGCGATTTGATTCTTTGGGAAGACATTTTGCCGTATGCCGTGGCTTTTGACCTCGCAGACAAGGTTGTTAAACAACTGAAAATTGAATTTAGCAAAGAAGAATTTGCAAATGATGGGTTCTATTATTACGCACCATTTTATTTGAGCGGGAAAAATAGTTTCGCGGCAAGTTTTAATTCTAGCTTTACCAGTGGAATTTCGTCTGGGTCCTCGAGTACAGGTGCCAGTGGTGGCTTTTCCGGTGGTTCATCTGGTGGCTTTGGCGGCGGCTCCGGCGGCGGTGCCTTTTAA
- the rpmA gene encoding 50S ribosomal protein L27 — protein sequence MNILGLKLFAHHKGGGSTANGRDSAGRRLGAKAADGQTIHAGTIIYRQRGTHIHPGQNVGKGGDDTLFALVNGVVKFERLDKYRKQVSVIPVEEEAK from the coding sequence ATGAATATTTTAGGTCTTAAATTATTTGCCCACCACAAGGGTGGAGGTTCTACTGCTAACGGTCGTGACTCAGCTGGTCGTCGTTTAGGCGCTAAGGCTGCTGATGGTCAAACTATCCACGCAGGTACTATTATTTACCGTCAACGTGGTACACACATTCACCCAGGCCAAAACGTTGGTAAAGGTGGAGACGATACATTGTTTGCATTAGTAAACGGTGTTGTTAAGTTTGAACGGTTGGACAAATACAGAAAGCAAGTTTCTGTTATTCCAGTCGAAGAAGAAGCTAAGTAA
- the rplU gene encoding 50S ribosomal protein L21, whose amino-acid sequence MYAIIKTGGKQYKVAEGDAIFVEKLDVEEGKEVTFDEVILVSDGKDVKIGSPLVKGAKVTAKVEKQGKEKKVVTFKYKPKKHSHSKYGHRQPYTKVTVEKIEA is encoded by the coding sequence ATGTACGCAATTATTAAAACCGGTGGTAAGCAATACAAAGTTGCTGAAGGCGACGCTATTTTTGTAGAAAAGCTTGATGTAGAAGAAGGCAAAGAAGTTACCTTTGATGAAGTCATTCTTGTTTCTGATGGTAAAGATGTTAAAATCGGTAGCCCATTAGTTAAGGGTGCTAAAGTAACTGCTAAAGTTGAAAAGCAAGGCAAGGAAAAGAAAGTTGTTACTTTCAAGTACAAGCCTAAGAAGCACTCACATTCAAAATATGGTCACCGTCAACCTTATACTAAGGTTACAGTTGAAAAAATTGAAGCTTAA
- the efp gene encoding elongation factor P: MTMISVNEFKNGLTIQFNNDLWRIVEFQHVKPGKGSAFVRSKLKSLTTGAVQENTFRSTAKVETAEIETKAMQYLYNDGSSYVFMDTTTYDQLAIANEQVKDEANYLKENMDVSVIMHDGKTLGIQLPNTVDLAVAKTEPNIKGDTSSGGGKPATMETGLVVNVPFFINEGDVLTINTADGTYVSRANK, translated from the coding sequence ATGACAATGATTTCAGTTAACGAATTTAAGAATGGCTTAACCATTCAATTTAACAATGACTTATGGCGGATTGTTGAATTCCAACACGTAAAGCCAGGTAAGGGTAGTGCTTTTGTTCGTTCAAAGCTTAAGAGCTTGACTACAGGTGCAGTTCAGGAAAACACTTTCCGTTCAACTGCTAAGGTAGAAACTGCAGAAATTGAAACCAAGGCTATGCAATACTTGTACAATGATGGTTCAAGTTATGTTTTCATGGACACAACCACTTATGACCAATTAGCTATTGCTAACGAACAAGTTAAGGATGAAGCTAATTACCTTAAGGAAAACATGGATGTTAGTGTTATTATGCACGATGGCAAGACTTTGGGAATTCAACTTCCTAATACTGTTGACTTAGCAGTTGCTAAAACAGAACCTAATATCAAAGGTGATACTTCTTCCGGTGGTGGTAAGCCAGCAACTATGGAAACTGGATTGGTAGTTAACGTACCGTTCTTCATCAACGAAGGCGATGTATTAACTATTAATACAGCTGATGGTACATACGTATCTCGCGCAAATAAGTAG